In the genome of Pseudomonas protegens, one region contains:
- a CDS encoding CoA pyrophosphatase yields MLDELLHRVSHYTPRTLETDRRFPEAAVLVPITRSDEPELVLTLRASGLSTHGGEVAFPGGRRDPEDPDLIFTALREAEEEIGLPPGLVEVIGPLSPLISLHGIKVTPYVGVIPDYVEYRANDAEIAAVFSVPLEFFRQDPREHTHRIDYQGRSWYVPSYRFGEYKIWGLTAIMVVELVNLLYDANISLHHPPKTFIDT; encoded by the coding sequence ATGCTGGACGAGCTACTTCATCGGGTAAGCCATTACACGCCACGAACCCTGGAGACCGACCGACGTTTCCCCGAGGCTGCGGTGCTGGTGCCCATCACCCGCAGCGACGAACCGGAATTGGTGCTGACCCTGCGCGCCAGCGGGCTGTCGACCCATGGTGGTGAAGTGGCCTTTCCCGGTGGCCGGCGCGATCCGGAAGACCCGGACCTGATCTTCACCGCCCTGCGCGAGGCCGAAGAAGAGATCGGTCTGCCGCCCGGACTGGTGGAGGTCATCGGCCCCTTGAGTCCGCTGATTTCCCTGCACGGGATCAAGGTCACGCCTTATGTCGGGGTGATTCCCGACTACGTCGAATACCGGGCCAATGATGCCGAGATTGCCGCTGTTTTCAGCGTGCCCCTGGAGTTCTTCCGCCAGGACCCTCGCGAACACACCCACCGTATCGACTATCAGGGCCGCAGCTGGTACGTCCCCAGCTACCGCTTCGGCGAGTACAAGATCTGGGGCTTGACCGCGATCATGGTGGTCGAACTGGTCAACCTGCTGTACGACGCCAATATCAGTCTGCATCACCCGCCGAAAACCTTTATCGACACGTGA
- a CDS encoding NUDIX hydrolase, translating to MKFCSQCGNPVTQRIPDGDSRLRFVCDHCQTIHYQNPNIVAGCLATWEGKVLLCRRAIEPRLGYWTLPAGFMENGETVEQAAIRETFEEACARVRNLNIYTLIDVPHISQVHVFFRAELADLDFAAGPESLEVQLFDEADIPWSELAFRTVGRTLECFFADRRAQAYAVRSESIPPLSQPAIS from the coding sequence ATGAAATTTTGCAGCCAGTGCGGCAACCCGGTGACCCAGCGCATTCCCGACGGCGATTCACGCCTGCGCTTTGTCTGCGATCACTGCCAGACCATCCATTACCAGAACCCCAACATCGTTGCCGGCTGCCTGGCGACCTGGGAGGGCAAGGTATTGCTCTGCCGTCGCGCCATCGAACCGCGCCTGGGTTACTGGACCCTGCCGGCGGGCTTCATGGAAAACGGCGAGACGGTGGAACAGGCGGCCATCCGCGAAACCTTCGAAGAAGCCTGCGCCCGGGTGCGCAACCTGAATATCTACACCCTGATCGACGTGCCGCACATCAGCCAGGTGCACGTGTTCTTTCGCGCCGAACTGGCCGACCTGGACTTCGCCGCCGGCCCCGAGAGCCTGGAAGTGCAGTTGTTCGACGAAGCCGATATCCCTTGGTCCGAGCTGGCTTTTCGCACCGTCGGTCGTACCTTAGAATGCTTCTTCGCTGACCGGCGGGCACAGGCTTATGCCGTTCGCTCCGAATCCATTCCGCCGCTCTCTCAGCCTGCCATCAGTTAA
- the nagA gene encoding N-acetylglucosamine-6-phosphate deacetylase: MSEDNILTPQGWVRGRLIHEHGKVVAIEGSPCDPADNDLPYLLPGFIDLHVHGGGGQDIMQGRPAFETITRTHLRFGTTALLATTMTAPSAEISQVLAELGVYAEHRPKGCARVLGVHLEGPYINPGKLGAQPNFAHTALLAEVEKYLQLAPIRVITIAPEIAGHDALIRELSARGVRMQIGHTLGSYEEGVAALAAGATSFTHLYNAMIPLHHREPGIVGAALAHAQYAELIPDLLHVHPGAMRVALRSIPCLYCVTDSTAAAGMPDGEYQLGSHTVTKCLGGVRLADGTLAGSTLTMDQALRNLVKIGLPLAEASQRLSQFPADYLGIPERGRLQPGSWADSVRLDRALTLTAVMVEGEDIDFKNA, from the coding sequence ATGTCCGAAGACAACATCCTCACGCCCCAAGGCTGGGTCCGTGGCCGCCTGATCCATGAGCACGGCAAGGTCGTCGCCATCGAAGGCAGCCCCTGCGACCCGGCGGACAATGACCTGCCCTACCTGCTGCCGGGCTTTATCGACCTGCACGTCCACGGCGGTGGCGGCCAGGACATCATGCAAGGCCGCCCGGCCTTCGAAACCATCACCCGCACCCATCTGCGTTTCGGCACCACCGCGCTGCTGGCCACCACCATGACCGCCCCCAGCGCGGAAATCAGCCAGGTCCTGGCCGAGCTCGGGGTCTACGCCGAACACCGCCCCAAGGGCTGTGCCCGGGTGCTCGGCGTGCACCTGGAAGGCCCCTACATCAACCCCGGCAAGCTCGGCGCCCAGCCCAACTTCGCCCATACCGCGCTCCTGGCGGAAGTGGAGAAGTACCTGCAACTGGCGCCCATCCGGGTGATCACCATCGCCCCGGAAATCGCCGGCCACGACGCCCTGATCCGTGAACTCAGCGCCCGCGGCGTGCGCATGCAGATCGGCCACACCCTGGGCAGCTACGAAGAAGGCGTGGCCGCCCTCGCCGCCGGTGCCACCAGCTTCACTCACCTGTACAACGCCATGATCCCGCTGCATCACCGCGAGCCCGGGATTGTCGGTGCAGCCCTGGCCCATGCCCAGTACGCCGAACTGATCCCCGACCTGCTGCACGTGCACCCCGGCGCCATGCGCGTGGCCCTGCGCTCGATCCCGTGCCTGTATTGCGTCACCGACTCCACCGCCGCCGCCGGCATGCCCGACGGCGAGTACCAGCTGGGCAGCCACACCGTGACCAAGTGCCTGGGCGGCGTGCGCCTGGCCGACGGCACCCTGGCCGGCAGCACCCTGACCATGGACCAGGCCCTGCGCAATCTGGTGAAGATCGGCTTGCCCCTGGCCGAAGCCTCCCAGCGCCTGTCGCAATTTCCCGCCGATTACCTCGGCATCCCTGAACGCGGCCGCCTGCAACCCGGCAGCTGGGCCGACAGCGTGCGCCTGGACCGCGCACTCACACTGACCGCCGTCATGGTCGAAGGAGAAGACATTGACTTCAAAAATGCTTGA
- a CDS encoding murein L,D-transpeptidase family protein, with the protein MRWLLALLCCSVVTLSQASTVETLDGKVIEKVLVLKSAHQLQLINGGKPLKTYRISLGKKPKGPKLMEGDKRTPEGLYWLDWRKTSDRYNLAMHISYPNITDAARSRREGVNPGGMIMIHGTPDTEEFPEQYFHTLDWTDGCIAMRNVDMREVWGLVKDGTLIEIRP; encoded by the coding sequence ATGCGCTGGTTGCTTGCCCTGCTGTGCTGTTCCGTCGTCACTCTGTCTCAGGCCTCCACGGTGGAAACCCTGGACGGCAAGGTCATCGAAAAGGTCCTGGTGCTCAAGTCCGCCCATCAACTGCAGTTGATCAATGGCGGCAAGCCCTTGAAAACCTACCGGATCTCCCTGGGCAAGAAGCCCAAGGGGCCCAAGCTCATGGAAGGTGATAAACGCACCCCCGAAGGCCTCTACTGGCTCGACTGGCGCAAGACCAGCGACCGCTACAACCTGGCCATGCACATCTCCTACCCGAACATCACCGATGCCGCCCGCTCGCGTCGCGAAGGGGTCAATCCCGGCGGCATGATCATGATCCACGGCACCCCGGACACCGAAGAGTTTCCCGAGCAGTACTTCCACACCCTGGACTGGACCGATGGCTGCATCGCCATGCGCAACGTCGACATGCGCGAGGTCTGGGGCCTGGTGAAAGACGGCACGCTGATCGAAATACGCCCTTAA
- the ptsP gene encoding phosphoenolpyruvate--protein phosphotransferase, with the protein MHNNNNDLTLSAPLSGPVLPLHSVPDPVFASGAMGDGIAIDPLDDTLHAPCSGQVIQIARTGHAVTLRAANGAEWLLHLGLDTVELQGEGFALLVEQGQQVSAGQPLLRVDLDHVAQHCRSLISLMILTNGEHFDLRHLDLSSVKVGEPLLHISRRTDAAGPELSRTDAGEQASARIRVAHRGGLHARPAALVRQTAAAFSSHSQLSFKDKSAPCTSLIALMGLGIGEQDEVQVSCQGDDCQAALQALLKTLGSALADDVHAAAPTAALQVPRPAREDGVLHGVCAAPGLVCGPLLRLNAMELPPDRGQHQPEPQRQALNAALKQVRGEILRTLEQARQRHDQQEQDIFNAHLGLLEDPTLLDAADAAIAQGRAATHAWSSAIAEQCQVLQQLGNPLLAERANDLRDLQQRVLRALLGEAWHYDLPPGALVAAEELTPSDLLQLSAQGVAGLCMAAGGATSHVAILARGKGLPCLVALGPELLEIEGGQTVVLDAEGGRLELAPDPQRIAQVRQAAQARRQRRERQQQQAHGPALTRDGQPIEVAANVASSAEARDALLGGADGVGLLRTEFLFVDRQTAPDEAEQLQAYQAVLDAMGDKPVIIRTIDVGGDKQLDYLPLPVEANPVLGLRGIRLAQARPELLEQQLRALLQVSPVQRCRVMLPMVTEVTELLHIRQRLDQLAAELGLAQQPELGVMIEVPAAALMAEQLAEHADFLSIGTNDLSQYTLAMDRDHAGLAARVDALHPALLRLIAQTCAGAERHGRWVGVCGALASDPLATPVLIGLGVHELSVSPPQVGEIKDRVRQLDAAACRRLSRPLLDLPGAGAVREACARHWPLNP; encoded by the coding sequence ATGCACAACAACAATAACGACCTGACGCTCAGTGCCCCCCTCAGCGGGCCTGTCCTGCCGCTGCACAGCGTCCCCGACCCGGTGTTCGCCAGTGGCGCCATGGGTGACGGGATTGCCATCGACCCGCTCGACGACACCCTGCACGCCCCTTGTTCCGGGCAAGTGATCCAGATCGCGCGCACCGGCCATGCCGTGACGCTGCGGGCCGCCAACGGTGCCGAGTGGCTGCTGCACCTGGGCCTGGACACCGTTGAACTGCAAGGCGAAGGCTTCGCCCTGCTGGTGGAACAAGGCCAGCAAGTCAGCGCCGGCCAGCCCCTGCTGCGGGTTGACCTGGACCATGTGGCGCAGCACTGCCGGAGCCTGATCAGCCTGATGATCCTGACCAACGGCGAACACTTCGACCTGCGCCACCTGGACCTGTCCTCGGTCAAGGTCGGCGAGCCGCTGCTGCATATCAGCCGCCGCACGGATGCCGCCGGGCCGGAGCTTTCCCGGACCGACGCCGGCGAGCAGGCCAGCGCCCGGATCAGGGTCGCCCACCGCGGCGGGCTGCACGCTCGCCCAGCCGCCCTGGTGCGCCAGACCGCGGCGGCATTCAGCAGCCACTCGCAGTTGAGCTTCAAGGACAAAAGCGCGCCCTGCACCAGCCTGATCGCCCTGATGGGCCTGGGCATCGGCGAACAGGATGAAGTGCAAGTCAGTTGCCAGGGCGACGATTGCCAGGCCGCCTTGCAGGCGCTGCTCAAGACCCTCGGCAGCGCCCTGGCGGACGATGTCCACGCCGCTGCGCCCACAGCGGCGCTCCAGGTGCCGCGCCCGGCCCGCGAGGATGGCGTGTTGCACGGCGTGTGCGCGGCACCCGGGCTGGTCTGCGGCCCCCTGCTGCGGCTCAACGCCATGGAGCTCCCCCCGGACCGCGGCCAGCATCAGCCCGAGCCGCAACGACAAGCCCTGAACGCGGCCCTTAAGCAGGTGCGCGGGGAAATCCTGCGCACCCTGGAACAGGCCCGGCAACGCCACGACCAGCAGGAGCAGGACATCTTCAACGCCCACCTGGGACTGCTGGAAGACCCGACCCTGCTGGACGCCGCCGACGCGGCCATCGCCCAGGGACGCGCCGCCACCCATGCCTGGAGCTCGGCGATTGCCGAGCAGTGCCAGGTCCTGCAACAACTGGGCAATCCGCTGCTGGCCGAGCGCGCCAACGACCTGCGGGACCTGCAACAACGGGTGCTGCGGGCCTTGCTCGGCGAAGCCTGGCATTACGACCTGCCGCCCGGGGCTCTGGTCGCCGCCGAGGAGCTGACCCCGTCCGACCTGCTGCAACTCAGCGCCCAGGGCGTGGCCGGCCTGTGCATGGCCGCCGGTGGCGCCACCTCCCACGTGGCCATCCTCGCCCGGGGCAAGGGCCTGCCCTGCCTGGTGGCCCTGGGCCCGGAGCTGCTTGAAATCGAGGGTGGGCAAACCGTGGTGCTGGATGCCGAAGGCGGCCGCCTGGAGCTGGCGCCGGACCCGCAACGCATCGCCCAGGTGCGGCAAGCCGCGCAAGCCCGGCGTCAACGCCGCGAACGGCAACAGCAACAAGCCCATGGTCCGGCCCTGACCCGGGACGGCCAGCCGATCGAAGTGGCGGCCAATGTCGCCTCCAGCGCCGAAGCCCGGGACGCCCTCCTGGGTGGCGCCGATGGCGTCGGCCTGCTGCGCACCGAGTTCCTGTTCGTCGATCGGCAGACCGCCCCGGATGAAGCCGAGCAGCTACAGGCCTATCAGGCAGTTCTGGACGCCATGGGCGACAAGCCGGTGATCATCCGCACCATCGATGTCGGCGGCGACAAGCAACTGGATTACTTGCCCCTGCCAGTGGAAGCCAACCCGGTGCTGGGCCTGCGCGGCATCCGCCTGGCCCAGGCAAGGCCGGAACTGCTGGAGCAGCAACTGCGCGCACTGCTGCAGGTCAGCCCGGTGCAACGCTGCCGGGTGATGCTGCCGATGGTCACCGAAGTGACCGAGCTGCTGCACATCCGTCAGCGCCTGGATCAGCTCGCCGCCGAACTGGGCCTTGCCCAGCAGCCGGAGCTGGGGGTGATGATCGAGGTGCCGGCCGCGGCCCTGATGGCCGAGCAACTGGCGGAACACGCCGACTTCCTGTCCATCGGCACCAACGACCTGTCCCAGTACACCCTGGCCATGGACCGTGACCACGCCGGACTGGCGGCACGGGTCGACGCCCTGCACCCGGCCCTGCTGCGGCTGATCGCCCAGACCTGCGCCGGTGCCGAACGCCATGGACGCTGGGTCGGCGTCTGCGGCGCCCTGGCGTCCGATCCCCTGGCCACCCCGGTGCTGATCGGCCTGGGCGTGCACGAACTGTCGGTGAGCCCGCCGCAGGTGGGGGAAATCAAGGACCGGGTGCGCCAGCTGGATGCCGCCGCGTGCCGCCGGCTGAGCCGGCCGCTGCTCGACCTCCCGGGTGCCGGCGCGGTGCGCGAGGCCTGCGCTCGGCATTGGCCCCTGAACCCATAA
- a CDS encoding GntR family transcriptional regulator yields the protein MNHLLTLRPDDSQPTPLYLQLARNLEAAIHSGQWKAEQALPSERNLSELLGISRVTARKALEVLLERGLIRRSQGSGTFITPRLEQPLSRLSGFSEMLRLKGFVPGSQWLERTLTPPTHEELIRLGLSPNDKVARLKRLRKADDAVMAIEMSTLPASIIAQPEAVGDSLYEYLDSIGRPVVRALQHIQAINASDEFAALVGIAPGTAMLLMTRVGYLEDNTPIEVTDTYCRNDYYDFVAELRR from the coding sequence ATGAATCACCTCCTGACCCTGCGTCCCGACGATTCCCAGCCGACCCCGCTGTACCTGCAACTGGCCCGCAACCTGGAAGCGGCGATCCACTCCGGCCAATGGAAAGCCGAGCAGGCGCTGCCTTCGGAACGCAACCTCAGCGAACTGCTGGGCATCTCCCGGGTGACTGCGCGCAAGGCCCTGGAAGTGCTTCTCGAACGAGGCCTGATTCGTCGCAGCCAGGGCTCGGGCACCTTCATCACGCCACGCCTCGAACAACCGCTGTCGCGCCTTTCCGGCTTCAGCGAGATGCTGCGCCTCAAAGGCTTCGTCCCCGGCTCGCAGTGGCTGGAACGCACCCTCACCCCGCCGACCCACGAAGAGCTGATCCGCCTCGGCCTGTCGCCCAACGACAAGGTGGCGCGGCTCAAGCGCCTGCGCAAAGCCGACGACGCGGTCATGGCCATCGAGATGAGCACCCTGCCGGCCAGCATCATTGCCCAGCCCGAGGCGGTCGGTGACTCGCTCTACGAGTACCTCGACAGCATCGGCCGCCCGGTGGTCCGGGCCCTGCAGCACATCCAGGCAATCAATGCCTCGGACGAATTCGCCGCCCTGGTGGGCATTGCCCCCGGCACCGCCATGCTGCTGATGACCCGGGTCGGCTACCTGGAAGACAACACGCCGATCGAAGTCACCGACACCTACTGCCGCAACGACTACTACGACTTCGTCGCCGAACTGCGACGCTGA
- the nagE gene encoding N-acetylglucosamine-specific PTS transporter subunit IIBC gives MYQYFIEGLQRLGRALMLPIAILPIAGLLLRLGDTDLLNIAIIHDAGQSIFGNLALIFAIGIAVGFARDNNGTAGLAGAIGYLVMISTLKVLDASINMGMLAGIISGLMAGALYNRFKDIKLPEYLAFFGGRRFVPIATGFTAVGLGLVFGLIWPPIQHGINSFGQLLLESGSFGAFVFGVFNRLLIVTGLHHILNNMAWFIFGSFTDPSTGAVVTGDLTRYFAGDPKGGQFMTGMFPMMLFGLPAACLAMYRNTLPERRKVMGGIFLSMALTSFLTGVTEPIEFAFMFLAPLLYLVHALLTGLAMALTNLLNIHLGFTFSGGAIDMALGWGRSTNGWKVFPVGLLYAVVYYLVFDYCIRRFNLKTPGREDSPTGEKSELDADQRAAAYIKALGGAANLITVGACTTRLRLELADRNLAADAELKALGALAVVRPGKGGSLQVVVGPMADSIADQIRLALPTAAQAAAPAAPAEAPRSIEVSTQEAQQWLNALGGRDNLLQSDCVALTRLRVQLSDSRSLSESALKGLGCQGARRLEGDVWHVLIGEKAGGLQAALQTLLHRKVEAGV, from the coding sequence ATGTACCAGTACTTCATCGAGGGCCTGCAACGCCTCGGCCGCGCCCTGATGCTGCCCATCGCCATCCTGCCGATTGCCGGCCTGCTGCTGCGCCTGGGCGACACCGACCTGCTGAACATCGCCATCATCCACGATGCCGGGCAATCGATCTTCGGCAACCTGGCGCTGATCTTTGCCATCGGCATCGCCGTGGGCTTTGCCCGGGACAACAACGGCACCGCCGGGTTGGCCGGGGCCATCGGCTACCTGGTGATGATCTCGACCCTCAAGGTGCTGGACGCCAGCATCAACATGGGCATGCTCGCCGGGATCATCAGCGGGCTGATGGCCGGCGCGCTGTACAACCGCTTCAAGGACATCAAGCTGCCGGAGTACCTGGCGTTCTTCGGCGGCCGGCGCTTCGTGCCCATCGCCACCGGTTTCACCGCCGTGGGCCTGGGGCTGGTGTTCGGCCTGATCTGGCCGCCGATCCAGCACGGCATCAACAGCTTCGGCCAGTTGCTGCTGGAAAGCGGCAGCTTCGGCGCCTTCGTCTTCGGCGTGTTCAACCGCCTGCTGATCGTCACCGGCCTGCACCACATCCTCAACAACATGGCCTGGTTCATCTTCGGCAGCTTCACCGACCCGAGCACCGGCGCGGTGGTCACCGGCGACCTGACCCGCTACTTCGCCGGCGACCCGAAAGGCGGCCAGTTCATGACCGGGATGTTCCCGATGATGCTGTTCGGCCTGCCCGCCGCCTGCCTGGCGATGTACCGCAACACCCTGCCGGAGCGGCGCAAGGTGATGGGCGGGATCTTCCTGTCCATGGCCCTGACTTCGTTCCTCACCGGGGTCACCGAGCCGATCGAGTTCGCCTTCATGTTCCTCGCCCCGCTGCTGTATCTGGTGCATGCGCTGCTCACCGGCCTGGCCATGGCCCTGACCAACCTCTTGAACATCCACCTGGGGTTCACCTTCTCCGGCGGCGCCATCGACATGGCCCTGGGCTGGGGACGTTCCACCAATGGCTGGAAAGTGTTTCCGGTGGGGCTGCTGTATGCGGTGGTGTACTACCTGGTGTTCGACTACTGCATCCGCCGCTTCAACCTCAAGACCCCAGGGCGCGAAGACAGCCCCACCGGGGAGAAGAGCGAGCTCGACGCCGATCAGCGCGCCGCGGCCTATATCAAGGCCCTGGGCGGTGCGGCCAACCTGATCACCGTCGGCGCCTGCACCACGCGCCTGCGCCTGGAACTGGCGGATCGCAACCTGGCCGCGGACGCCGAATTGAAAGCCCTGGGCGCCCTGGCCGTGGTGCGTCCCGGCAAGGGCGGCAGCTTGCAGGTGGTGGTGGGACCGATGGCCGACAGTATCGCCGACCAGATTCGTCTGGCGCTGCCGACGGCCGCCCAAGCCGCGGCGCCAGCGGCACCTGCCGAGGCGCCCCGGTCGATCGAAGTCTCCACCCAGGAAGCCCAGCAATGGCTCAACGCCCTGGGCGGTCGGGACAATCTGTTGCAGAGCGATTGCGTCGCCCTGACCCGGTTGCGGGTGCAGTTGAGCGACAGCCGCAGCCTGTCGGAGTCGGCCCTCAAGGGCCTGGGCTGCCAGGGAGCGCGGCGCCTGGAGGGGGATGTCTGGCACGTGCTGATCGGCGAGAAGGCCGGGGGATTGCAGGCTGCTCTGCAAACGCTGCTGCACAGGAAGGTGGAGGCGGGAGTCTGA
- a CDS encoding SIS domain-containing protein codes for MTSKMLEEALSSHTAVSSQLQHLDPFLVEVAGRLRRQPPQVAMTVARGSSDHAASYFAYLTMQQVGIPVASLPMSVVTMQQAPLRVSGQAVFAFSQSGQSPDLVNSVRLLRKRGALSVAMVNAQNSPLEAASEFSLPLYAGTEQSVAATKSFIATLSASARLIGHWNEDSHLLEAGLALPEGLQQAATQDWNLAINALRDCQRLMVIGRGAGFAIAQEAALKLKETSAIQAEAFSSAEVRHGPMALIDHDYPLLVFAPRGAEQGGLLSLAADMRQRGAKVLLAAPDDIGERDLTLNRAEHPALDPILAIQSFYVMASGLAEARSMDPDQPRHLSKVTRTH; via the coding sequence TTGACTTCAAAAATGCTTGAAGAGGCGCTGTCCTCGCACACCGCCGTCAGCAGCCAGTTGCAGCACCTGGACCCGTTCCTGGTCGAGGTCGCCGGCCGCCTGCGACGCCAGCCGCCACAAGTGGCCATGACCGTGGCCCGGGGCAGCTCCGACCATGCCGCCAGCTACTTCGCCTACCTGACCATGCAACAGGTGGGCATCCCGGTGGCCTCGCTGCCGATGTCGGTGGTGACCATGCAGCAAGCGCCCTTGCGGGTCAGCGGCCAGGCGGTGTTCGCCTTCTCGCAATCGGGCCAGAGCCCGGATCTGGTGAACAGCGTGCGCCTGCTGCGCAAGCGCGGGGCCCTGAGCGTGGCCATGGTCAACGCACAAAACAGCCCGCTGGAAGCCGCCAGCGAATTCTCCCTGCCGCTGTACGCCGGCACCGAGCAGAGCGTGGCCGCGACCAAGAGCTTTATCGCCACCCTCAGCGCCAGCGCCCGGCTGATCGGTCACTGGAACGAGGACAGCCACCTGCTGGAGGCCGGCCTGGCCCTGCCCGAAGGCTTGCAGCAGGCCGCAACCCAGGACTGGAACCTGGCGATCAACGCCCTGCGCGATTGCCAGCGATTGATGGTGATCGGCCGTGGTGCCGGCTTCGCCATCGCCCAGGAAGCGGCGCTCAAGCTCAAGGAAACCTCGGCGATCCAGGCCGAAGCCTTCAGCAGCGCCGAAGTGCGCCATGGCCCGATGGCCCTGATCGACCACGACTACCCGTTGCTGGTGTTCGCCCCCCGGGGCGCCGAACAGGGCGGCCTGCTGAGCCTGGCCGCCGACATGCGCCAGCGCGGCGCCAAGGTGCTGCTGGCGGCACCGGATGACATCGGCGAGCGCGACCTGACCCTGAACCGCGCCGAACACCCGGCGCTGGATCCGATCCTGGCGATCCAGAGCTTCTATGTGATGGCCTCCGGCCTGGCCGAGGCCCGCAGCATGGACCCGGACCAGCCGCGTCACCTGAGCAAAGTGACCCGCACGCACTAA
- a CDS encoding gamma carbonic anhydrase family protein — protein sequence MKYRLGDARVDTHPQSWVAPNATLVGKVKLEEGASVWFNAVLRGDNELILIGKHSNVQDGAVMHTDMGFPLTLGTGVTIGHNAMLHGCTVGDYSLIGINAVVLNGAKIGKYCIIGANSLIGEGKEIPDGSLVMGSPGKVVRELTEAQKKMLEASAAHYVHNAQRYARDLVEQEQ from the coding sequence ATGAAATACCGCCTGGGCGACGCCCGAGTCGACACCCATCCACAGAGCTGGGTGGCCCCGAATGCCACCTTGGTGGGCAAGGTCAAGCTGGAAGAGGGGGCCAGCGTGTGGTTCAACGCCGTGCTGCGTGGCGACAACGAACTGATCCTGATCGGCAAGCACAGCAACGTCCAGGACGGGGCCGTGATGCACACCGACATGGGCTTTCCACTGACCCTGGGCACTGGCGTGACCATCGGCCACAACGCCATGCTGCATGGCTGCACCGTGGGCGATTACAGCCTGATCGGCATCAATGCGGTGGTGCTCAATGGCGCGAAGATCGGCAAGTACTGCATCATCGGCGCCAATTCGCTGATCGGCGAAGGCAAGGAAATACCCGACGGTTCGCTGGTCATGGGCTCGCCCGGCAAGGTGGTGCGCGAACTGACCGAGGCACAGAAGAAAATGCTCGAAGCCAGCGCTGCCCACTACGTTCATAATGCCCAGCGTTATGCCCGAGATCTGGTTGAGCAAGAACAATGA
- a CDS encoding DUF1289 domain-containing protein has protein sequence MTTPERPVASPCVSICALDEQDICTGCQRTVDEITRWSRMDNGERRAVLALCHERAKSSGLLWMVGSSSAS, from the coding sequence ATGACCACCCCTGAAAGACCCGTCGCCTCGCCTTGCGTGAGCATCTGTGCCCTGGATGAGCAGGACATCTGCACCGGTTGTCAGCGCACGGTGGATGAAATCACCCGCTGGAGCCGCATGGACAACGGCGAGCGCCGCGCAGTCCTGGCCCTGTGCCATGAGCGGGCCAAATCCAGTGGCTTGCTGTGGATGGTCGGCTCCAGCTCGGCGAGCTGA
- a CDS encoding YqfO family protein translates to MYKLSFFVPPSHVELVKSAVFAAGGGRIGAYDQCAWQVLGQGQFRPLDGSQPFLGQTGQVERVEEWKVELVVADELIADAVAALKQSHPYETPAYEVWRLEAF, encoded by the coding sequence ATGTACAAGCTCAGCTTCTTCGTGCCTCCCAGCCATGTGGAGTTGGTCAAGAGCGCCGTATTTGCCGCCGGTGGCGGACGTATCGGCGCTTATGACCAATGCGCCTGGCAGGTGCTCGGCCAGGGCCAGTTTCGCCCGTTGGACGGCAGCCAGCCGTTTCTCGGGCAGACCGGTCAGGTGGAGCGAGTGGAGGAATGGAAGGTCGAGCTGGTGGTGGCCGATGAACTGATTGCTGATGCAGTGGCGGCCCTCAAGCAGAGCCATCCCTACGAGACGCCGGCTTATGAAGTCTGGCGCCTGGAAGCGTTCTGA